GGCTTGGCTGATGTTACAAATGGAtgctgcacagaagaaaaaaaaccaacaatgaGCCATTACTTTCCAAGCCTCAAAGGCTCTTagcctttttttaaatgacaaaggGGATTGACTCTAAAAATTAGGTCTAAGGAGAAACAGTGTGGCAACAGTGGCAGGTTTGCTGCAAGAGCTGCCAAGTGCCCCAGGcccagaaatatttcaggtcTGAGCATCCTGATCTCTTtcaagatgtccctgctcattgcagggcacttggaccagatgacctttacaggtccctgccagcccagcccagtctAGGATTCCTGACTGTTTTCATCTGAGCAGCACCAAGAGTGGAGGTGAGCAGGAGGGGGGCTCCTCTGATGCCTTGCACTTGAGTGCAGGAGGAGCCCATCCCTGGGACACtgtttcccctgcagcccctgggcattttacctgcagcagctccttggcagACCAGCGCCGCGCCTCGtctgtctgcaggcagcagctcaggaagtcACGCAGCCAAGGGGAGAGGAGCTTGGGCTGCCGCAGCTCTGGGGTCCCTTCTGTGGCTATCAGGAgttgagcctggagaaaaaggaacGTCTTGGGATGAAAATGCCTGTTTGGGCACACAGgaagcacctgcagctctgtctctcAGCAGACTGCAAATTTCAGtcacagcaaaaggaaaattgttGTGGTCAAATCAGAAGAAGGAGAAATGCCATCCCTATTGTAGCCTCTCTGCTCATCTGGACACTCAAGTCAATGCATTAATGGTATGTGCCCATCCTAGAAAGTGCCAGGAAACAAAGGGGTGGCTTTGGCAGGCTCTCCACATGGCCAGGCTTCATGGAGACATGGTGACATGGAGAAAGTGGCTTGGGTTAGGAAAGAAAGATGGTCACTGAGTGTTTCAGCACCACTGCACAAGAAGCACAAGAGACTCGGTGGCCTTCACACCCTCATGTCCAGGTTTCAGGCAAGTTTCCCTGTGAGAAGAATGGGGGTGCACTTCTTCTCTCAACCACTGGTTTAGAGACCTTGCTGagtttgggtttctttccttcatttcaggAAAGACAATACCAGTTCTAAGATTCTTGTTTCCTGTTCTTAGGGCCATCTACACAGCCAAAAGAGCTGGAACGACTTCTAAGCCAAAGGCAAAATGTTGCTTGAGAATGGAGATTGTTGGTGGGGTAAAGCTTGAGTTCCCCCACTGATGCAGCCTAGCAGCAGATGCTGATGTGCTGCAGGGACATTTTCAGAAAGGGACCGTGGGGGAAGTAGTTCCAGCAGCTGGCAATGGGATTTTATCCAATGTCACACAGAACGTGGGATAGGTGAGAAAAACAGCGGCATCAGAGAGTATTTACACCTTACCGAGAGAGAACTTTCATTCCTGTAAGGAACTTCTCGTTCCACCATTTCGATGCCCACAATTCCCAAGGACCATATGTCCACTTTGGGGCCATATGGTCGACCTTCTGCCACTTCAGGCGCCATCCACCAAGCAGTCCCGATCACCGAGCTTCGTCTACTCTGCTCAGGGGTGAGTTGAGCAGAGAAGCCAAAATCAGCTGGGGAGAAAGCAAGAGACTGTTTTATTTGACTGCTGTGCAATTAGGAAAGCAAGCAAAAGAATTTCCCAGTAGAAGTTTGAGAGTGTGCTGTTTGTTATAAATCAATTTATCTTTGCAATTTAGGGTGTAGGGTTTGGGTTCAGGTGTTTTCGTTTGGGGTGTACAGTTTGGGTTGGGGCTTTCTTATTCCGGTTGTGCTGTCTGGGGAGGAGCAAGGTGTATGGGCATCTGATGGGCGATGCTGCAGAGTGGGAAGGGGAGAACAGAGGGAAAGGGGCACCCTGAGGACTCCTCCTGATGGACAGATTTGGTGGCCAATCATCTCCTGAGTCCGGGCTATGGTAACAACGAATCACACAATGCCCCGTGAGGCAGGAGGCGGACCCCGGACATGAGCCAATCCAGAGCCTGGAAGCGGGAAAAAATTGGCCAATGGACAGTAACCTCCAAGGGGGAACCAATGGGAAGGAGGAATGGCAATATAaaaggaggtgctgaggggaaTCTTGGtcccctgtccagctgactGTGGTAAGAGATGTACCTCTGCctcagagaggaggagaagggctACTCCCCCCTCCTAGCTCCCCggatttttctgtaattggcTGCTTATTAGGGTTTAAAACCCCTTTAATAAGGGTTATTAAACCCCTATTAAACCAGTTAACCCAGTTCAATAGTGACTGGTCAATGTATTCATTACACTGTTGAATCTCCTGGACAATTGTCCCTGCTCTCTTTCCTCAGGACTTTAGCCATGGAAATATGGCATTGGCAGCTTCCAAAAATCCCCAAGTTTTTTACACTGCCTCCAGCAGTGGCTTTTGTTCCCCTGAAGCTTTAGACTTGTagctccttccctctggaggagacacacacagagcaatgTCACTGTGGACTGCTTGTTCCTTGCCATAGCTCTGTGCACGTTGTAACCGTGTGGTCAGCTCACAGCAgggctccctgcactgccaccagcaccatTTTGGGGGGGTCCTAGTCACTCAGAAGCAGCCCCACACCCCACATATCCCTGGAATGCTGCACCTGGCCAAGAATATACTGACCCAGCTTGACAGAGCCATCCGTTCTGAGAAGGATGTTGAGGCTCTTCACATCTCGGTGCATCACATGGTTGGAGTGGAGAAAATCCAGTCCTTTCAGGCACTGAGAGAGAAACCAGAAACAGGAGGGCAAAAATCAGTGATGTGACTTCATCCCACAAGAAAGGAAACAGGTCTCAAAGATTCCCCCTCTGCAGGGAATGGGGAGTAATGGCAGAGCACAGTGCTACTGAGGGGAAGAGCTTGCTGCTCCAACACTAGCAGAGCAGCACCTTTGCTAAAGAAAGGCATGTCAGCTTTTCAAGGAGCACCAGGGAACTGCTGGTGTAGACTTTCCCCTGCAAACCAGCCGGAatgactgctgctgcagtggatgTGCTCAGAGGTAAAGAGCATTTTGGCTGCACTGCTAACCTTTTCAGCTGAGGACTGAGAGAAATgactctctctctttcctttgctgttctTTTCAAATGCTGCCACCACCACCTTTGCTTTTACAGGCAAGGCATGCAGTGCAGACAGGCAAAAGTTTAGAGAGGCGAGATGGAGAACAGCAAATGCAAGAGACAGAATGAGAATGCAACAGTAGGAGATAAAGAGGACAGGAACAGACTCCAGTGAGTGCAGGGGCCGTGGCAGACAGTACACTTGAGATGCTCTTGCTTGCCCATAGTATACCAGCGACACAGAAACAAAGCCTGGCACATGGAATTGCACTTGttctgagcccctttcccagacAATCCTGCCCGAGCCCTGGGAAGCACAGCTGGGATCCCTGACTGACCTCCCGACTGACAACGGCAATCTCGTCTTCGGACATGTCAGTCTCATTGATGACATCTTTCAGAGTGCCTCCATCCATGTACTCCATCACCAGCCAGAGTTCCTCACGCACAAGGTagctgaaagaaggaaacaaggcCATGCAGATGAACATGCATGGCTACGTTTGTTTTTTACTTGATTCTTCTTTCTGTGTCCCTTTGTGATAAGGACAGAATGAAAGGAATAGACATTCCCTCAAGGCTGTGCATTTATTGCAGTCTGTGCAGTCTCAAGGAGAACGGCACATGTGTGAAAAAGGAGATGTCTTAGATGGCCAGCAAGAGAAAAGTGCGCTTTAGTAACAGCCAAGATTAAGAACCTGTCACATACGGTATTCCTGGAAACAAGCCCCTAGTGTTCCTGGCATGGACAGCCATGGAAAAGAGGGGCAACACTCCAAGGGAAATCCTCTCCAGGATGCTTCATCAGCATtgaagaaactttaaaaaatcaatcCTGAAACAACATGGAGGCAGTGAACTTACAGGGTACTGACTTAGTATGGTAGGGTTGATCCAGGTTTTTGGACAATTTTCTAACTGTGTGTTTGAAAGCCAGGGAAGAGTCATGCAGACAAAATGCACTCTCTTCCCATCTATTGGAGGCGAgtagagaaataataatttaccAGTAATTAATAGCTCTATTTTCTGCCAGTGTCCAACGCGGCTTTTTTAATTGTGCATGCTTTTAGTATGGAAACAAACTTTCATGGGATAAGACCGTGACCGCTCACCTGTCTAAATAATTCACAACACGGGCATTTGTATTCCTCTTCAGGACTGTGATTTCATTAATGGTTACTTGCTTCCTCCTCAGTCCTTGAAGATTGATTTTCTTGATGGCCACCTAGAATGACATAGAAAATGAGTAACTTTAGAAGTTGGTGGCATGACACCACAACACACATGGGACAGGTGATTTTGCAATGACACAGGTGAGCCGTGCCAAAGTGCCTTGTGATTAGACAAGGGAGTCATTAGGAACTGACATTCCAACAGCccatttctctcctcctttgggGGCCAATTACAGGACACGAGGCCACTGATGTTTTGCCTTGTCCACTTGTTAGCAATGGTGTCTCAACTATCACCCACAAAGCTCTGAGCACACTCTCTATTCCTCCATCTGTACTTCAGAAGAGGTAATGCATGCCTTGGCACTCTGTGGATACATCCTGGGCTATAGGCAGGGCTTGGGGCTTTTAGGGATGCCTTGCAGATCTCTCCCTCCATGTAGTTCCCAAGTGCAGCACAGCACGTGGCTAAGGAACTGCCAGGAACATTCAGATGTATTTGCTGGCAGCCAGAAATGAGCATTCAGGACTCTGAAGCTGTATCCCCAGAGAGCAGTGAGATGCTCCAAGGCACCACCTTTGTTTGAGCAATTGAGAGCCAGGGAGAGTGTCCTTCTCTGAAAGGAACCGCTGCCCTCCTTGCCTTCCTcctggcagctgagcaggacaAAGAGTGTCCCAAATGCAGTTGGCAGGCTGGCACCAGGCTGTGCCTCTTGTGCctttgcagcacagctctgcccacagctgcagccccagctgacACCAGAGAGGAaagccctggagagcagcagagttgCCATTTACCTCTCTTCCTGTGGCAGTGTCGACTGCTTTACAAACATCTCCAAAAGTCCTAGAAacaaaagagcagcaaagaaaggagaagccaTTTAGGTCTTGGACTGAAAGCCAGCCCAGACTGGAGATCTCTGCTGGAAATGCCTCAAAcctgcaggatgcaggaggGGTCTGCCTGAAAGCAGATGAtgcattttcctctccagtGCTTGGGCCCTGGGCCTGTTCCTGAAGCACTAGGGTTTAGTGTCTCAGCTCAAAAGGCCAGGTGATTCTTTCATCTTGGAATTCAGTTTCTAAACTAGGAGGTTTCTTATCCTGACCACAGACTATTTCCTTCAGCCAACTCTTAGGAAGAATTGTTCCTGAGAAGTGTTATCTCACTGCTATGCTAGGGGGGGTTTGCTGTTTCTGGCAATGAAATGGAAGTGTCTTTGACAGTGCCTTCTGACCACGCTTACAAATGCTGGCCGGTACTGAGAGATGGGGCAGACTAACACCAGTGTCTGAATATGTTTGCAGCTTGCCTGACCTGATAGATGTTCCAGCAGCAAATCACCTGCCCCATGACTGTGTAGAAGTAACTGTGGTTGGACTCACCCTCTGCCAAGATTTTCCAGTTCGGTGTATTTCCTCAGGGGATTTTCCATGCTCGCCATTTGCCCTGAgggaaacaaaatgcaagatGCTCACTTGAAAGCAGACATCCCACCATCCAAGAGATACAACCCCACTGTCTGGGACTCTGAGTCCTTTGTGGTCAGCTGGGTAACAACAAGAACAACGACCGCAACAAGACAGGCAGCTGTGCAGTACAAATGGCCATCACAGAGACTGATTTTCTACAGTCCTGTGAAGAAATCTcttgacagaaaacaaagcacaggGAGATGCATTCCCAGGAGAGGAGGGCATCTTCTCTGCCTTGCAGCAGTTTGCCAAAAGAATGCCTTTCCCTTTGTAAAGCAAAGCAGCTCATGCTATAACCAATCCCAAGGGGGCCTTCAGCATCATTTGgtccagctctgctgacacGTGCACACAGTACAATGTCCCTCAGAGAAGAAAGACACAAGACGTActcaggagctccagggagttGTCCTCCATCTCCTgttgctgggcagcagctgtgtcagggctggagctgaacaAACTGCCAGAGCTCCACTTCTTAGCTGGGGCAGCAAAGGCTCCTTtaggtgacactgctgctgctgctgcaggttcaACAGAAGAGCCTGTGGAATTCTGACGACAACAAAGGAGTTGGTGTCAGAAAAGTGGCTGGCAGAGATTAGCCCCAGATCCTCTTTCAAATGCAAGCCCTTAGGAAGATGCTGTCAGCCACATGCAGGCCTCTGCCATGGGTGTGTTCTGATGGCCACTTCTCCAGCTGGATGGGTCAAACCCAAAGGCTGGTTTTACTCACGTTCATGGCCAGATTAATTTTCCGTTTTCTCCAAAATCCATTTGCATGGATTTTCTGAAGGGTGACTGCCAAAATGACCATTCCACTTTCTCCCAAggactcttttttcccctccaaggGCTGCAGACACACTTGCAGCTCCTTGTTCAAATGTTCTACCTCTTCCCACGGAGTCCTCTTTCCCTCTGCCATCTTCAGAACGTGCCCAACCGGCAGCATTTCTGCCTGGGACAGTTTCTGTGCCTCAGAGGAATCCTGGGGCTCCTCGTTGCCAGTCACTTGCTGGAAATCTGTGCAGGCTGCCAGGCGAGATGTCAACAGGTCCACCTCAAGTCAAAGAGAACAAAGCAGTCAGAGAGTCCAGCTTGTCCCTGTCAGCCAAGAGTCATCGACTGCGAGGAAAGGGAGAGACCAGATTCACAAGGGATACAGACAGCTTGTTTCCAGATCCATCTGGGTCACCGTGTTCACCTGCAAGAACACCTCAAGAAACaaggagagcaggaacaggaatGCATTCAGATGCCTGCTGGCCAAAAGGCCAAAGAACTAGTGCCACTtccaggacagcagctgagATTCAGCAGACCAGCAAGTGTCCTTCAGAGTGTCTGGGACTGACACTAGAGCAGGATGGCACTCAGAGGCATCACCCCACccccctgctgctctgcaggggaaAGGCAAGGAGGGCAGAAAGCACCAGGTTGGTGACTGCAGTGACTAGTGCTCTTTTGCTCACTCGTTTTTGTAGAGTCTCTTGCTCCTCCAAGAGCAGTTGAATGTtcacttcttttctcctttgaattttcagttcttccttcagcctcttctcccttgCCTTGATCCTAGCCCGagttttctgcagctctgcctgcagcttctCACCAAGGTTCTGTAAAGAAGGAGA
This genomic interval from Sylvia atricapilla isolate bSylAtr1 unplaced genomic scaffold, bSylAtr1.pri scaffold_153_arrow_ctg1, whole genome shotgun sequence contains the following:
- the LOC136374843 gene encoding serine/threonine-protein kinase PAK 3-like; this translates as MLPVGHVLKMAEGKRTPWEENSTGSSVEPAAAAAVSPKGAFAAPAKKWSSGSLFSSSPDTAAAQQQEMEDNSLELLRQMASMENPLRKYTELENLGRGTFGDVCKAVDTATGREVAIKKINLQGLRRKQVTINEITVLKRNTNARVVNYLDSYLVREELWLVMEYMDGGTLKDVINETDMSEDEIAVVSRECLKGLDFLHSNHVMHRDVKSLNILLRTDGSVKLADFGFSAQLTPEQSRRSSVIGTAWWMAPEVAEGRPYGPKVDIWSLGIVGIEMVEREVPYRNESSLSAQLLIATEGTPELRQPKLLSPWLRDFLSCCLQTDEARRWSAKELLQHPFVTSAKPKASLVPLIVSLKEWKENRRMRRPL